In a genomic window of Streptomyces roseoviridis:
- a CDS encoding AMP-binding protein produces MSITDTSTAPAFDLSPLQRAALDAGDRRLTLSVRVPATSATALAEALGAALTAAPVLTADRVSVTGLRVPRQRSAGAPRWTVTADGVRELVSGTLTASVADSWDGPLLTVSCDALFADPASLSLLLADVARRLGGSGTGTEPALDFLTVAQGHSAMMREGELREEEHYWSARRRAADTGSPRLTDVFPGAAGTGAAGAEGATAADRILGPDETALLGALAERSGCDIAEIAHLALDTMAQRLGLGPHAVGLRCDAREVMGVDTLVGPLTQTVATGWEVDLTRAATAALPERRADLAELSEMLGGPALPGETDRPPLVFDPVGTPALPDGWYLETWSAPLDGDITLSLRTHGAAWRLHAESATGEGGRWLLDTLLTLWAGVLADLAHRPSAPLGTLRLLPLAEAAAIAERLDGGKDRPAAAPLTDTVLAHMGERPDAPAFRHGDLVLTYRDLGARVAALSGALSDVPAQGVVAVLADHGPDLLAAQLAALWRGAAFLPLSTQEPAARLADALEWAQASVVLTGADAPEVPLPHGCRAVRMEDVHTVPGALPGEPAHVDGDTTGYLLRTSGSTGLPKLVQVSRASLDNYLSAMARTFLADGATLPVISSPVFDASFKQTLGVLYHGGCVWLPAADRLDLAAVRAELATATTALTLNCVPSYLSALLDAADPSEDGDPLRVSRFLLGGEALDEQLVRRIWQHFPQAEIWNLYGPTEATATATAGRLEPGGDIHVGTPVAGAGIVVVDASGEVLPEGVRGEVAITGPGLAAGYLTGHEGASPFTELRVAGRRFAAYRTGDIGHLDATGTLRLAGRSDSQVKLNGWRIDLREIERVAQRAEGVRDAVAVVDRRNEEPRLRLFVRGETDPDTVTRLLRECLPRPMVPESVTVLDRFPTTVSGKVDRNGLPAFAGTDVEADPAGYDPQELLVATAWKQLVGRGWPRPDDEFFASGGHSLLLARLVNQLRAQGYDNLSLRQVVRRPTVATIAALMRTGSAVTA; encoded by the coding sequence ATGAGCATCACGGACACCTCCACGGCCCCGGCCTTCGACCTCAGCCCCCTGCAGCGCGCCGCGCTCGACGCCGGCGACCGCCGGCTCACCCTCAGCGTGCGCGTGCCGGCCACCTCGGCCACCGCGCTGGCCGAGGCACTCGGCGCGGCCCTGACCGCCGCACCGGTCCTCACCGCCGACCGCGTCAGTGTCACCGGACTGCGGGTCCCCCGGCAGCGCAGCGCCGGCGCACCGCGGTGGACGGTCACCGCGGACGGCGTGAGGGAACTGGTGAGCGGCACCCTGACGGCCTCGGTCGCCGACTCCTGGGACGGCCCCCTGCTGACCGTCTCCTGCGACGCCCTCTTCGCGGACCCGGCGTCCCTGTCCCTGCTTCTGGCGGACGTCGCCCGCCGGCTCGGCGGCTCCGGGACCGGGACGGAGCCCGCCCTGGACTTCCTGACGGTGGCCCAGGGGCACAGCGCCATGATGCGCGAGGGCGAACTCCGCGAGGAGGAGCACTACTGGTCCGCCCGGCGGCGCGCCGCCGACACCGGTTCCCCGCGCCTGACCGACGTCTTCCCCGGCGCGGCCGGTACGGGCGCGGCGGGCGCCGAGGGTGCCACGGCCGCCGACCGGATCCTGGGACCGGACGAGACCGCGCTGCTCGGCGCGCTCGCGGAGCGATCCGGCTGCGACATCGCCGAGATCGCCCACCTGGCGCTCGACACGATGGCCCAGCGGCTCGGCCTCGGCCCCCACGCCGTCGGCCTGCGCTGCGACGCCCGCGAGGTGATGGGCGTCGACACCCTCGTCGGTCCGCTGACCCAGACCGTCGCCACCGGCTGGGAGGTCGACCTGACGCGGGCGGCGACCGCCGCCCTGCCCGAGCGCCGGGCCGACCTGGCCGAACTGTCCGAGATGCTCGGCGGACCGGCCCTGCCCGGTGAGACGGACCGGCCCCCCCTGGTCTTCGACCCGGTCGGCACGCCGGCGCTGCCCGACGGCTGGTACCTGGAGACCTGGTCCGCCCCGCTCGACGGTGACATCACCCTGTCCCTGCGTACCCACGGCGCAGCCTGGCGACTGCACGCCGAGTCGGCGACCGGAGAGGGAGGCCGGTGGCTCCTCGACACCCTGCTCACCCTGTGGGCCGGAGTCCTCGCCGACCTCGCGCACCGCCCCTCGGCGCCGCTCGGCACCCTGCGCCTGCTGCCGCTCGCGGAAGCGGCCGCGATCGCCGAACGCCTCGACGGCGGCAAGGACCGTCCCGCCGCCGCGCCGCTGACGGACACGGTCCTGGCCCACATGGGCGAGCGCCCGGACGCACCGGCCTTCCGGCACGGCGACCTGGTCCTCACCTACCGGGACCTGGGCGCCCGCGTGGCGGCGCTGTCCGGTGCGCTGTCCGACGTCCCCGCCCAGGGAGTGGTCGCCGTGCTCGCCGACCACGGGCCCGACCTGCTGGCCGCGCAGCTGGCGGCGCTGTGGCGGGGGGCCGCCTTCCTGCCGCTGTCGACGCAGGAACCGGCTGCCCGGCTGGCCGATGCGCTGGAGTGGGCGCAGGCATCGGTGGTCCTGACCGGCGCGGACGCCCCTGAGGTGCCCCTCCCGCACGGCTGCAGGGCCGTGCGGATGGAGGACGTGCACACCGTCCCCGGGGCCCTCCCCGGCGAACCGGCGCACGTCGACGGCGACACGACCGGCTACCTCCTGCGCACCTCGGGCTCGACGGGCCTGCCCAAGCTGGTGCAGGTGAGCCGTGCGAGCCTGGACAACTACCTGTCGGCGATGGCACGCACCTTCCTGGCCGACGGGGCGACGCTGCCCGTGATCTCCAGCCCGGTCTTCGACGCCAGCTTCAAGCAGACACTCGGCGTCCTGTACCACGGCGGCTGCGTCTGGCTGCCGGCCGCCGACCGCCTCGACCTCGCCGCGGTCCGCGCCGAACTGGCCACCGCCACCACCGCCCTCACCCTCAACTGCGTCCCCAGCTACCTCTCCGCCCTGCTCGACGCGGCCGACCCGTCGGAGGACGGCGATCCGCTCCGCGTCAGCCGCTTCCTGCTGGGCGGCGAGGCGCTCGACGAGCAGCTCGTACGGCGCATCTGGCAGCACTTCCCCCAGGCCGAGATCTGGAACCTCTACGGCCCGACCGAGGCCACCGCCACCGCCACCGCCGGCCGGCTGGAGCCCGGCGGCGACATCCACGTCGGCACACCCGTCGCGGGCGCCGGAATCGTCGTGGTCGACGCCTCGGGCGAGGTACTGCCCGAGGGGGTGCGCGGCGAGGTGGCGATCACCGGGCCGGGACTCGCCGCCGGTTACCTCACCGGGCACGAGGGCGCCTCTCCGTTCACCGAGCTCCGGGTGGCCGGCCGCCGCTTCGCCGCCTACCGCACGGGCGACATCGGACACCTCGACGCCACCGGCACGCTGCGGCTCGCGGGCCGCAGCGACAGCCAGGTCAAACTGAACGGCTGGCGCATCGACCTGCGGGAGATCGAGCGGGTGGCACAGCGCGCCGAGGGCGTGCGCGACGCCGTGGCCGTGGTCGACCGGCGGAACGAGGAACCCCGGCTGCGCCTGTTCGTCCGTGGCGAGACCGACCCCGACACCGTCACGCGGCTGCTCCGCGAGTGCCTGCCCAGGCCGATGGTCCCCGAGTCGGTCACGGTGCTCGACCGCTTCCCCACCACCGTCTCGGGCAAGGTCGACCGCAACGGCCTGCCGGCCTTCGCCGGCACGGACGTGGAGGCCGACCCCGCCGGCTACGACCCGCAGGAGCTGCTCGTCGCGACCGCCTGGAAGCAGCTCGTCGGCCGTGGCTGGCCGCGCCCCGACGACGAGTTCTTCGCCTCCGGCGGACACTCGCTGCTGCTCGCCCGCCTGGTCAACCAGCTGCGCGCGCAGGGCTACGACAACCTGTCGCTCCGGCAGGTCGTGCGCCGCCCGACCGTGGCGACGATCGCGGCGCTGATGCGCACGGGGTCCGCGGTCACCGCGTGA
- a CDS encoding TauD/TfdA family dioxygenase, which translates to MPIGKFARLDSGETGGATATDLVRRTAYNEEQLPLAFEADADVDLAAWVREHREELRADLYRHGALLFRSPTKPDFDAVVEAFSGQLVDYAGGAAIRSRVGKTTYTASEYPEDLDIRQHSEFCYSHDWPMLLFFQCDIEPKDRGQTPLTDNRTLMRAIPEDIRRQFAERELLYVRGYGYNRTWQRSYETDSREEVEELCRAEGRTVEWIGDDQLRTSERRPAIARHPVTGDEVWFNYAHGFHISRMDSGIRDALSTSPDDTDEQLWPNNVFWGDGSDIDADVITVVNDIVEKHTVQFDWREGDILIVDNMLAAHGRRPFSGPRRILLKIAESYRSVVGGAQA; encoded by the coding sequence GTGCCCATCGGCAAGTTCGCCCGGCTCGATTCCGGGGAAACCGGCGGAGCGACCGCCACGGATCTGGTGCGCCGCACCGCCTACAACGAAGAGCAGCTGCCGCTGGCCTTCGAGGCCGACGCCGATGTCGATCTGGCGGCCTGGGTCCGCGAGCACCGCGAGGAGCTCCGGGCCGACCTGTACCGCCACGGTGCGCTGCTGTTCCGGTCGCCGACCAAACCCGACTTCGACGCCGTGGTCGAGGCGTTCAGCGGTCAGCTGGTCGACTACGCGGGTGGTGCCGCCATCCGCAGCCGGGTCGGCAAGACCACGTACACCGCGAGCGAGTACCCCGAGGACCTCGACATCCGGCAGCACAGCGAGTTCTGCTACTCGCACGACTGGCCGATGCTGCTGTTCTTCCAGTGCGACATCGAGCCCAAGGACCGCGGGCAGACGCCGCTCACCGACAACCGCACCCTGATGCGGGCCATCCCCGAGGACATACGGCGGCAGTTCGCCGAGCGCGAGCTGCTGTACGTCCGCGGTTATGGATACAACCGCACCTGGCAGCGCTCGTACGAGACCGACAGCCGCGAGGAGGTCGAGGAGCTCTGCCGCGCCGAAGGCCGCACCGTCGAGTGGATCGGCGACGACCAGCTCCGTACCTCCGAGCGCCGGCCCGCGATCGCCCGGCACCCCGTCACGGGCGACGAGGTGTGGTTCAACTACGCCCACGGCTTCCACATCTCCCGGATGGACAGCGGCATCCGCGACGCCCTGTCGACCTCGCCGGACGACACGGACGAACAGCTGTGGCCCAACAACGTCTTCTGGGGTGACGGGTCGGACATCGACGCGGACGTCATCACGGTGGTCAACGACATCGTCGAGAAGCACACCGTCCAGTTCGACTGGCGCGAGGGCGACATCCTCATCGTCGACAACATGCTGGCCGCCCACGGCCGCCGGCCCTTCAGCGGACCGCGTCGCATCCTCCTGAAGATCGCCGAGTCCTACCGCAGCGTGGTCGGAGGAGCACAGGCATGA
- the lat gene encoding L-lysine 6-transaminase, translated as MLDATHLVPAPGVTAEVHPADVHSRLAAHMLVDGFPMVLDLARSHGSWLVDAVSGEAYLDMYTFFASSPLGINPPDVVEDPEMMNRLARVGANKPANCDTYTTYLVEFVETFKRVLGDPALPHLFFVEGGALAVENALKCAFDWKSRHNEAHGRSPELGRRALHLTRAFHGRSGYTMSLTNTDPTKTDRFPAFDWPRIDVPAVRFPLSDHLAEVEEAERRALAQAEAAFRAHPHDIACFVAEPVQGEGGDNHMRPEFLRAVQELCRRHDALVVVDEVQTGVGLTGTPWAYQQLGIEPDIVAFSKKTQVGGIMAGRRVDEVPDNVFRVSSRISSTWGGGLVDMVRATRLLEVIERDGLIARAAEAGDHFVTGLRRVADRHPGVMDNVRGRGLMCAFDMPTPELRDEVVRRMREEERVLVLPGGERTVRARPALNIAYAELDLSLSALDRTLVRMASEGRL; from the coding sequence ATGCTTGACGCGACACACCTGGTCCCGGCGCCCGGCGTCACAGCGGAGGTCCACCCGGCCGACGTGCATTCCCGACTGGCCGCTCACATGCTGGTGGACGGCTTCCCGATGGTTCTGGACCTGGCGCGCAGTCACGGCAGCTGGCTGGTGGACGCCGTCAGCGGCGAGGCCTACCTCGACATGTACACCTTCTTCGCCTCGAGTCCGCTGGGCATCAACCCGCCCGACGTGGTGGAGGACCCGGAGATGATGAACCGGCTCGCCCGGGTGGGTGCCAACAAGCCGGCCAACTGCGACACGTACACCACGTACCTGGTCGAGTTCGTGGAGACCTTCAAGCGCGTCCTCGGCGACCCCGCGCTGCCGCACCTGTTCTTCGTCGAGGGCGGCGCGCTCGCCGTGGAGAACGCGCTCAAGTGCGCGTTCGACTGGAAGAGCCGCCACAACGAGGCCCACGGCCGTTCCCCGGAGCTCGGCCGGCGTGCACTCCACCTGACCCGCGCCTTCCACGGCCGGAGCGGGTACACGATGTCGCTGACCAACACCGACCCCACCAAGACCGACCGCTTCCCGGCCTTCGACTGGCCGCGCATCGACGTGCCCGCCGTGCGCTTCCCGCTCTCCGACCACCTGGCCGAGGTGGAGGAGGCCGAGCGGCGCGCCCTGGCCCAGGCCGAGGCCGCGTTCCGCGCCCATCCGCACGACATCGCCTGCTTCGTCGCGGAACCGGTCCAGGGCGAGGGCGGCGACAACCACATGCGGCCGGAGTTCCTCCGGGCCGTGCAGGAACTCTGCCGGCGGCACGACGCCCTCGTCGTGGTCGACGAGGTCCAGACCGGTGTCGGCCTCACCGGTACCCCGTGGGCGTACCAACAGCTCGGCATCGAGCCGGACATCGTCGCCTTCTCGAAGAAGACCCAGGTGGGCGGCATCATGGCCGGGCGGCGCGTCGACGAGGTGCCGGACAACGTCTTCCGGGTGAGCAGCCGCATCAGCTCCACCTGGGGCGGCGGTCTCGTCGACATGGTCCGGGCCACCCGCCTGCTCGAGGTCATCGAGCGCGACGGGCTGATCGCCCGCGCCGCCGAGGCCGGCGACCACTTCGTCACGGGCCTGCGCCGGGTGGCCGACCGGCATCCCGGAGTGATGGACAACGTGCGGGGACGCGGCCTGATGTGCGCCTTCGACATGCCGACCCCGGAGCTCCGCGACGAGGTCGTGCGCCGGATGCGGGAGGAGGAGCGGGTGCTCGTGCTGCCCGGCGGAGAGCGGACGGTCCGGGCGAGGCCCGCGCTGAACATCGCGTACGCGGAGCTGGACCTGTCGCTGTCCGCCCTGGACCGCACCCTCGTCCGGATGGCCTCGGAGGGTCGGCTGTGA
- a CDS encoding aldehyde dehydrogenase family protein, whose product MNTRHVSSPANTSSVASIVAGRPLPPEHTAGARVSYNPARLDEAVAEVELVGADGFAAACAAAKAGQQAWADTPAPVRGRTIAAAGRLVEANAERLAALVTREIGKPYAEALGEVREIVDTCDFFLGEGRRLYGQTVPSEMPDKQLLTFREPVGVVAVVTAGNFPVAVPAWYIVPALLCGNAVVWKPAEYAAAGAAALHELLSRAGLPEGVLNIVHADGEQTFAGLEKALAAGTVDKIGFTGSSEVGVRIGELAGRHLQSPCLELGGKNPLVVTPDADLDLAVEGALFAGFGSAGQRCTSLGTLIVHESVAEDFLVRFTAAVDAAAIGEPTGPVLYGPLLDRRFAERFEEYLTWIRPHHTVHGRARPGRITAAHPRAGFVGDPDTGLYYHPVVVSGVRPDDRLFLEETFGPLVGVTTYREFDEAVELANAPGYGLSAAVYTNDARTAFTFRRRVRAGMISVNNSTSGAEAHLPFGGNGRSGNGSRQSGVWVLDQFTRWQSMNWDYSGRLQKAQMDTAETVADLDYRLP is encoded by the coding sequence GTGAACACCCGCCACGTCTCTTCCCCCGCGAACACGTCCTCGGTCGCCTCGATCGTCGCCGGCAGGCCGCTGCCACCGGAGCACACCGCCGGAGCCCGCGTTTCGTACAACCCCGCCCGGCTCGACGAAGCGGTGGCGGAAGTGGAGCTCGTCGGTGCCGACGGCTTCGCGGCGGCCTGCGCGGCCGCGAAGGCCGGGCAGCAGGCGTGGGCCGACACCCCTGCTCCCGTGCGCGGCCGGACCATCGCGGCCGCCGGGCGCCTCGTGGAGGCCAACGCGGAGCGCCTGGCCGCCCTGGTCACCCGCGAGATCGGCAAGCCGTACGCCGAAGCCCTGGGCGAGGTCCGCGAGATCGTGGACACCTGCGACTTCTTCCTCGGCGAGGGGCGGCGCCTGTACGGGCAGACGGTGCCGAGCGAGATGCCCGACAAACAGCTGCTCACCTTCCGCGAACCGGTCGGGGTGGTGGCGGTCGTCACCGCCGGGAACTTTCCCGTGGCGGTGCCCGCCTGGTACATCGTGCCCGCCCTGCTGTGCGGCAACGCCGTGGTCTGGAAGCCCGCGGAGTACGCGGCGGCCGGCGCCGCCGCGCTCCACGAGCTGTTGAGCCGGGCCGGGCTGCCCGAGGGCGTGCTGAACATCGTGCACGCGGACGGCGAGCAGACCTTCGCGGGTCTGGAGAAAGCGCTGGCCGCGGGCACCGTCGACAAGATCGGTTTCACCGGTTCCTCCGAGGTCGGCGTCCGCATCGGTGAGCTGGCCGGCCGCCATCTGCAGTCCCCCTGCCTCGAGCTGGGCGGTAAGAACCCGCTGGTGGTGACCCCCGACGCCGACCTCGACCTGGCCGTGGAGGGAGCCTTGTTCGCCGGCTTCGGCTCGGCCGGGCAGCGCTGCACCTCGCTCGGCACCCTGATCGTGCACGAGTCCGTGGCGGAGGACTTCCTCGTGAGGTTCACCGCGGCGGTGGACGCCGCAGCGATCGGCGAACCGACCGGGCCGGTGCTCTACGGGCCCCTGCTGGACCGGCGGTTCGCCGAGCGTTTCGAGGAGTACCTCACCTGGATCCGCCCCCACCACACGGTGCACGGCCGTGCCCGGCCCGGCCGCATCACCGCCGCCCATCCCCGCGCGGGCTTCGTCGGAGACCCGGACACGGGTCTGTACTACCACCCCGTCGTGGTCTCGGGTGTACGCCCGGACGACCGGCTCTTCCTCGAGGAGACCTTCGGGCCGCTGGTGGGGGTGACCACCTACCGCGAGTTCGACGAGGCCGTGGAGCTGGCCAACGCTCCGGGCTACGGGCTGTCGGCAGCCGTCTACACGAACGACGCGCGCACCGCCTTCACCTTCCGCCGGCGCGTCCGGGCCGGGATGATCAGCGTGAACAACTCGACCTCGGGTGCCGAGGCCCATCTGCCCTTCGGCGGCAACGGGCGCTCCGGAAACGGCTCACGGCAGTCGGGCGTCTGGGTGCTGGACCAGTTCACCCGGTGGCAGTCGATGAACTGGGACTACTCGGGCCGGCTCCAGAAGGCCCAGATGGACACGGCCGAGACGGTCGCCGACCTCGACTACCGGCTGCCCTAG
- a CDS encoding helix-turn-helix domain-containing protein, whose amino-acid sequence MLEVLGLDARASRVYEVMVSQPEWTVADIAAHLGAAPDEVRDALDTLARKSLLRPAEGHPERLRAINPAIGLSALLAGQEAELAEQRAQIARTRQEAARLASRWTASHAPHGSVELLEDEAELRRRQEELNERSRLEVLSFLPGGAQSADVLAAGREAAEGCLSRGVRIRAAFTTSAMNDAATGAHTEWMDRAGAEVRLAPALPTRLVVWDNHTALVPAEPGPVLRAGLLLTAPGIVTALVALFEAVWAGAEPLRTEAPHDRSADPQDLQLVRFLRSGLTDEAMSRQLGVSVRTTRRMLAGLYARLGARCRFEAGYEAARRGWL is encoded by the coding sequence ATGTTGGAGGTACTGGGGCTCGACGCGCGTGCGAGCCGGGTCTACGAGGTCATGGTCTCGCAGCCGGAGTGGACGGTCGCGGACATCGCCGCCCATCTCGGGGCGGCTCCCGACGAGGTCCGCGACGCCCTCGACACCCTGGCCCGGAAGTCCTTGCTGCGCCCCGCCGAGGGGCACCCGGAGCGGCTGCGCGCGATCAACCCGGCCATCGGACTGTCGGCCCTGCTCGCCGGACAGGAGGCCGAACTGGCCGAACAGCGCGCGCAGATCGCCCGCACCCGTCAGGAGGCCGCCCGACTGGCCTCGCGGTGGACGGCCAGCCACGCGCCCCACGGCTCGGTGGAACTGCTGGAGGACGAGGCCGAACTCCGGCGCCGCCAGGAGGAGCTGAACGAACGGTCACGGCTCGAGGTCCTGTCGTTCCTGCCGGGCGGTGCCCAGAGCGCGGACGTGCTGGCCGCCGGGCGCGAGGCGGCCGAGGGGTGCCTGTCCCGCGGAGTGCGGATCCGGGCCGCCTTCACCACCAGCGCCATGAACGACGCGGCGACCGGCGCCCACACCGAGTGGATGGACCGGGCCGGGGCCGAGGTCCGCCTGGCCCCCGCCCTGCCGACCCGGCTGGTCGTCTGGGACAACCACACCGCCCTCGTCCCGGCCGAACCCGGCCCGGTCCTGCGCGCGGGCCTCCTCCTGACGGCTCCTGGAATCGTCACCGCCCTCGTCGCCCTCTTCGAGGCGGTGTGGGCCGGTGCGGAGCCCTTGCGCACGGAGGCCCCGCACGACCGGAGCGCCGACCCGCAGGACCTGCAGCTCGTGCGCTTCCTCCGGTCCGGACTCACCGACGAGGCGATGTCGCGCCAGCTCGGCGTCTCCGTACGGACCACCCGCCGCATGCTGGCCGGTCTCTACGCCCGCCTCGGTGCCCGCTGCCGGTTCGAGGCCGGCTACGAGGCCGCCCGACGCGGCTGGCTCTGA